A DNA window from Ictalurus punctatus breed USDA103 chromosome 11, Coco_2.0, whole genome shotgun sequence contains the following coding sequences:
- the zranb2 gene encoding zinc finger Ran-binding domain-containing protein 2 isoform X3, whose product MSGKSFRVSDGDWICPDKKCGNVNFARRTSCNRCGREKTTEAKLMKAGGTEIGKTLAEKSRGLFSANDWQCKTCGNVNWARRSECNMCNTPKYAKLEERTGYGGGFNERENLVYNEREESDGEYDEFGRIKKKFRGKNKKDGETKGEPEKKDEVGGNEEEEEEEEEDGDLSKYKLDDDDDDDDDDDDDDDDDEDEADLSKYELDASDELKPSEKKGSGSGSSRSSSRSSSSSSRSRSRSRSRSRSSSGSRSRSRSRSRSRSSSRSGKGSASSRKRSRSSSPSPERGQKRSRSRSSSGGRKKRRSRSQSSERGRGSSGSSRSGSGSQKK is encoded by the exons atgtctggaaagagtTTTCGGGTGAGCGACGGAGACTGGATTTGTCCAGATAAAAA ATGTGGAAATGTGAACTTTGCCAGAAGAACGAGCTGTAACCGATGTGGAAGGG AGAAAACGACTGAAGCAAAGCTGATGAAGGCAGGGGGAACAGAGATCGGGAAGACTCTGGCTGAGAAGAGCAGGGGACTCTTCAGCGCCAACGACTGGCAGTGCAAAAC ATGTGGAAACGTGAACTGGGCCAGAAGATCAGAGTGTAACATGTGTAACACCCCCAAATACGCCAAGCTCGAGGAAAGAACAG gaTACGGTGGAGGTTTtaacgagagagagaatctgGTTTACAACGAGAGAGAAGAGTCCGATGGCGAGTATGATGAG TTTGGCCGCATAAAAAAGAAGTTTCGAGGGAAAAACAAGAAAGACGGCGAGACAAAGGGAGAACCGGAAAAGAAAGACGAGGTCGGGGgcaatgaggaggaggaagaggaggaggaagaagatggAGATCTTTCAAAATACAAACTTGAT gacgacgacgacgacgacgatgacgacgacgacgacgacgacgacgatgaaGATGAGGCCGATTTGTCCAAGTACGAACTGGACGCGAGTGACGAGTTGAAGCCGTCGGAGAAGAAAGGCAGCGGCTCGGGTTCTTCTCGCTCGTCCTCTCGCTCCTCCAGCTCGAGCTCCCGCTCTCGGTCCAGGTCCAG ATCCCGGTCCAGGAGCTCGTCCGGTTCCAGATCACGCTCTCGCTCGAGGTCTCGCTCAAG ATCCAGCTCCCGCTCTGGGAAAGGCTCCGCGTCCTCGAGAAAGAGGTCTCGCTCGTCCTCGCCGTCCCCTGAGAGAGGCCAGAAGAGAAGTCGCTCCAGATCCTCCTCTGGCGGACGCAAAAAAAGACGCTCTCGCTCCCAGTCGTCCGAAAG